The genomic window GCAATGATGAATGTAATGGCTAGTTGCAAACCGACACGCCAGTATGCAGGATTTCCTATTTCATAACCGGGAGTGCTCAACACGATCACTGGGTAATGCCAAAGGTAGATTCCGTAAGATCTTGTACCTATCCAGCGTAGAGGTTTCCAGGCGAGTAATTTCCCTAAAAAGCTTGCCGGATGACAAACACAAGCGATCAGGATCGCAGAATTCATACAAATCAGTAACATGCCTCCGTTGTACAAAAACACCTGATATTCATCTACAAACAATACGCAAAAAATGAAGATGACCAATGAAATGATACTTGTTATATTCAGTGAATTGTGAAGCTTGACAGAAAGCTTTTTGGACGAGAGTCTCTTCATTGGCCAAACAAGAGCCAACCAGCAGCCAATTAACAGTTCAAATGAACGGGTATCGGTTCCATAGTAAACACGACTCGGATCTGTCCCGGGTTCATAGAGCAGACCCATTAACATGGCAGAACAGATTGCACCGCTAAAGACATAAATCGCAAACTTGCTTTGCTTATTACATATGTAAAGACCAATTGCCAACACAATCGGCCAAATGATATAAAATTGCTCCTCTATTGCTAATGACCATAAATTCTTCAATGGTGAAGGGGAGCTAAAACTATCAAAATATGAAACTTCATGAAAGATAAACCACCAATTGCTTGTATAAAAAATAGAAGAGATTGCATCTCCTCTTACAGTATGAAGAAGTTCTCTGTTAAATAACGTCACCCAAACGATAGTAACCAAAATCATGAAATAGGCTGCCGGAAGTAGACGCTGCATCCGTCCAATCCAAAAATCACGCAAATTAATTGTAAATCGCTGTCCTTGTGCCGGCAACATGATAGACGTGATTAAGTATCCTGATAAAACAAAAAAGATATTTACTCCGAGGAACCCTCCTCTAGCCCAACTGAAGTTAAGATGGTAAGCAATAACAAATAGTACAGCTAAAGCTCTAAGTCCATCCAATCCATGGATATAACGGTGATTTTGTGTATTGCCTGACATAGTTTATTCCTCCAATAATCTGTACTGCTCCTCATGGTTGTCATGGTATTTAAAATTATGGGAGAGGAGCAAAAATCATTCCCATGAATAGACGTGACCATCCAATCATTTAGTTTCATAAAAATAGATAAAAAAATAATAATAACATACATTATTTTTTTGAAAGCAAACTTTATTATATTATTCAACATAGTTTGTTTAAAGAAATAGAATAGGGTGGTCTAATTGTCAAACCCAGAATTAAATTATTTTTAAGGTGGTCCGAATTCTGAAATATGCGAATGAAACTTTTTAATGACGTTTCTTCGTCTAAACTTCGAACAGCTTATAAAAATAAAGTATTTTGCAAAAAGGGGCTCTTTGAACTAATGAAGAAAAAAGATGTGAATGAACTATTCGTCACCTGTATAAATGATCACAAAGAGGATTTTTATCGTTTGGCGTTCAGTTATGTAAAAAATCAAGAGGATGCATTGGATATCGTCCAGGAATCAATAAAAAAAGCACTTATTTCTATTGAAACGATTCAAAAATCTGGATCGATCAAAAGTTGGTTTTATAAAATTGTCGTTCGTACGTCGATTGATTTTTTAAGAAAACAAAAGAAAATCACCTTTGTGGATGATCAAACGATTGAATTTTTAAGTCATGGAAAAATAGATGCATACAATGACATTGATCTTTTCAATGCTTTGAATGAATTACCCACTCAGTACAAAACCGTTATTATTCTTCGCTTTTTTGAAGATTTAAAATTGGAGGAAATCTCGGAAATTATGGATGAAAATATTAATACAGTGAAAACACGGCTTTACAGGGGATTAAAATTATTACGCATCATCATTACTGAGGAGGAATTAATATAATGGACAAGAAATTGGAAGCTTTAAGAAAAGAATATAAGAATACACCTATCCCAGATGAATTGGATTTCATCGTGAAAAAAGCCCTCAAGCAAAAAAAGAAAAGAAATGTGAACATGATGCAGCGTCTTGTTGGGGTCGGAGCAGCGGTGCTGATATTCATCACAGGAGTTAATGCGAGTCCAAACCTTGCAAATGCCTTATCAGAAGTGCCTATTGTTGGCTCGCTCGTTAAGGTGTTGACTTTTACAGAATTTAAAGTAGATGAGGGAACAGCCAAAACGGAAATAAAAGTACCTGCGATTACGAACATGGAAAATAAAACATTAGAATCCACCTTGAACAAAAAATACCTGGAAGCAAGTAAAAAACTGTACAATGATTTTATGGCGAAAATAGAGGAAGTAAAGAAGAATGGCGGAGGTCATTTGGGTGTAGAAAGCGGTTATGATGTCAAAACCGACAATGATCAAATTCTTGCTGTGGGCAGATATGTTGTAAGCACGGTGAATTCTTACTCAGAATATACCTATGATACGATCGACAAGAAACATGAACTTTTGATAACCTTGCCGAGTTTATTTAAAGATGATAGCTATATGAACCTGATAAACGAAAATATAAAGGAACAGATGAGGCGTCAAATGGAAAGAGACCCCGACAAGTTTTATTGGTTGGATGATGAAATGGGCTTTAAAACCATTGCCAAAGACCAAAGCTTTTATATTAACGATATAGGAAAACTTGTTATCGTATTTAATAAATACGAAGTCGCGCCAGGCTATATGGGCGTTTGTGAATTTACCATTCCGACCGATGTGATTGCCAATGTATTAGCCAGTAAAGAATATATCAAATAGCAGAATTATAACAAAAAATCAGGGTTTGATGCCCTGATTTTTCGTTAGTTAGGACAAATTAAAGGGCGCAATTCTTAAACAAGGAACTGTACCTTTTTTATCGTAATGAATTACTTATTACATATTTGACTGAAACTATGACAAAAAAAATAATCTGTTCATGCAAAGTATTAAAAGCGTCGTCTAAACAGTTCAGGATAAAATAAAACTAGACCGTCTGAATCCACCTCAATAATGGATTCAAATGGGGTAAAGTTTTCATTCCAATAAGAAGTAAATGTTTAATTTAACTATTCAACAATCGGGCGCTTTAAAGAGGTAACGAAAAAAGCCCAATTTCTTAATATTAATACTAAGAAATTGGGCTTTTTAATATTGGAATTTCTTAACGTTGTAAATCCGTATTTTCCTGACGCTACACTAGATGATTGGATATTTGGATATCATTTTTTGTGAGTCATTTGTCTTGTAAAATGGGGTTTTTCTTCCTTTGAATTTGCAACAATTATGGTCGTGTAAATACATTGATAAAAATGAGAAACTGTGGTATATTTATATAGTTACACCGATTATTTATTTTTTTATAAATTATCCCTATTTTAATTATACATCATAAAATCCTTTTCAGTCAACCCCTATTTTTATTTTTTTAAAGGAGTGTTTGACATGAACAAGGAACTTCGCCAGAAGCAAGAACGAGTGAACAGCGTAATTGGTTGATCAGATGAACAATTTTTGTCATATGATTCGTCTTGGTATTGAGCGATAAATGGGAGGGAAAGAAATGAAACCATATGTACTAGAGTTTCGGGAGATCGATAAAACGAGACAAATGGTGGTCGGTGGCAAAGGGATAAATTTGGGCGAATGTTCGAGGATTGAAGGAATACTTGTACCAGAGGGATTTTGTGTTACCACTGAGGCATATAAAAGAGTCACTGGGAAAAATGAGGAGCTTCATCAATTACTGGATCAACTAGCAGTTCAAAAAGTGGATGAACGAGAAAGAATTAGTGAAATTAGCAGGAAGATTCGTGAGCTGATTGAGGGGATCGAGATCGAGAAGGGGATCGAAGAAGATATCGATCGATGTCTCTTAACTTTTGGCTTCGAGCATGCATATGCTGTTCGTTCAAGTGCTACAGCCGAGGATCTTCCATTTGCCTCCTTTGCTGGTCAACAGGATACCTATCTAAACATCAAAGGAAAAGATGCAATATTGCGACACATCAGTAAATGTTGGGCTTCCCTATTTACTGATCGCGCAGTAATTTACCGAATCCAAAACGGATTTGATCACAGTCAAGTTTACCTATCCGTTATCATTCAAAGGATGATTTTTCCACAAGCTTCCGGAATACTATTTACAGCTGATCCAGTTACCTCAAACCGAAAGGTGCTGTCGATCGATGCTAGCTTTGGACTGGGTGAGGCGCTTGTCTCTGGCTTAGTGTCTGCGGACAATTATAAAGTGCGGGAAGATAAAATCGTCGATAAGATGATAGCAACCAAA from Bacillus sp. F19 includes these protein-coding regions:
- a CDS encoding RNA polymerase sigma factor; protein product: MKKKDVNELFVTCINDHKEDFYRLAFSYVKNQEDALDIVQESIKKALISIETIQKSGSIKSWFYKIVVRTSIDFLRKQKKITFVDDQTIEFLSHGKIDAYNDIDLFNALNELPTQYKTVIILRFFEDLKLEEISEIMDENINTVKTRLYRGLKLLRIIITEEELI
- a CDS encoding acetyltransferase, which codes for MSGNTQNHRYIHGLDGLRALAVLFVIAYHLNFSWARGGFLGVNIFFVLSGYLITSIMLPAQGQRFTINLRDFWIGRMQRLLPAAYFMILVTIVWVTLFNRELLHTVRGDAISSIFYTSNWWFIFHEVSYFDSFSSPSPLKNLWSLAIEEQFYIIWPIVLAIGLYICNKQSKFAIYVFSGAICSAMLMGLLYEPGTDPSRVYYGTDTRSFELLIGCWLALVWPMKRLSSKKLSVKLHNSLNITSIISLVIFIFCVLFVDEYQVFLYNGGMLLICMNSAILIACVCHPASFLGKLLAWKPLRWIGTRSYGIYLWHYPVIVLSTPGYEIGNPAYWRVGLQLAITFIIAELSYRIIEMPIRKHGFRSFFLRCFVINRIKWRSFSFGRKILTGLIPLVLLVFITGITGVVKGEEQKDAMASYPAKVKINGEASSGSKDTDTNQESTASEKNPSDQDHGEEFKPGTEQNKETPQKEKNDTNDIPLNQPYTGILAIGDSVMIDIAPSLQKLFPDITIDAKIGRQVSQAIKLAPGYADFNHPDKAVIIQLGTNGYFTNHQMDTLLSAFSQAHIYLVNTRVPRSWEGKVNQALYKKSQEYENVTLVDWHSEAIDHPEYFAEDGVHLLPKGIETLTDLINQSIIHIALE
- a CDS encoding DUF3298 and DUF4163 domain-containing protein, translated to MDKKLEALRKEYKNTPIPDELDFIVKKALKQKKKRNVNMMQRLVGVGAAVLIFITGVNASPNLANALSEVPIVGSLVKVLTFTEFKVDEGTAKTEIKVPAITNMENKTLESTLNKKYLEASKKLYNDFMAKIEEVKKNGGGHLGVESGYDVKTDNDQILAVGRYVVSTVNSYSEYTYDTIDKKHELLITLPSLFKDDSYMNLINENIKEQMRRQMERDPDKFYWLDDEMGFKTIAKDQSFYINDIGKLVIVFNKYEVAPGYMGVCEFTIPTDVIANVLASKEYIK